The Streptomyces sp. 11x1 genomic sequence CCCCGTCGGCGACGGGGATGCCGAAGTTGGGGGTGCCGTCGGCGTTCCAGTAGATCTTCTGGTAGCGGGTGCGGCGGTTGGGGTCCTTGAGCGCGTCGCCGACGATGTCCTTGTAGTTGCGGTCGTGGTAGACGAGGATGTCCGACTTGCCGTCCTCGGAGACCGTGAAGGAGTTGTGGCCGGGGCCGTACTGGCTGGTCTTGTCGTTGCTCTTGAAGACCGGTGTGGGGGTCTTGCTCCAGGAAGCCGGGTTCATCAGGTCGGCGGTGGCGTCGGCGGTGAGCAGGCCGAGGCAGTAGTTGGCGTTGGTGGCGCTGGCCGAGTAGGTCATGAAGACCTTGCCGTTCTTCTGGATGACGGCCGGGCCCTCGTTGACAGTGGCGTTGACCTTCTCCCAGGCGTACTCGGGCTTGGAGATCATGACCGGGCTGCCGCTGATGGTCCAGGGGCTGGACATCTTCGCCAGGTACAGGTTGGTGCCGCGGCCGAGCGCCGGGTCTTCCTGGGCCCAGCTGAGGTAGCGGGCGCCGTTGTGGGTGAAGGTGGTGGCGTCCAGGGAAAAGGTGTCCATGGGCAGGCTGATCCTGCCCTTCTCGGTCCAGGTGCCGGTGATCGGGTTGGCGGCGCTGGTCTCCAGGACGTAGGGGCGGATCCGCCAGATGTCGTTGGACCAGCCGGCCGTGAAGTAGATGTACCACTTGCCGTCGATGAAGTGGATCTCCGGGGCCCAGATGTGGGCGCCCATCTCACCGGTGGCGTGCTTGGTCCAGATCGTGGTCTCGGTGGCCGTGGCGAGGCCCTGGAGGGTGGTGGACCGGCGCATGACGATTTTGTCGTACGCGGGGACCGTGGCGGTGAAGTAGTAGTAGCCGTCGGTGTGCTTGAAGATATGCGGGTCGGCGCGCTGGAGCGCGATCGGGTTGGTGAAGGTGACGGCGGGGGAGGCGGGTGCGGCGGCCTGGGCGGGGGTGGTCATGGTGGTGAGCACGGCGAGCGCGGCCGCCGCGGCCACCAGGACCCGTCTGGCGAGGTGTCTCATGTTCTGTTGCGGCCCTTCGGGATCAGACGGGCGTGGGGACGAGCTGCCACGGCCGACAGTTGGTGCTGAGCCAGCTCCACCGGCGTACGTCGGACACGGTGGTGTGCCGCGGTTGGCGATGTCCATGACCTTGCCGGTGGAGGCGTTGACGGTACGGGGGGAGTCGCCGCCGAGGTGGACCGCGCCGAATCGCGTTCGAAACTGCGAACAATGGTCGGAGATGCGGACGAAACGTAAAGGCGGCTCAGGGACGCCGTCAATGGGGCGAACGAAACCGATATCCCGAACGCCGCCGACCACCCGCTACCGTCACACGCACGCACTACTGCCACACGCACCCAGGCCACGCGCCGCGACAAGTCGCACGCCTTGTCGGCCCGGACCCGATCCGGGTGCTTGCGCGGGCTGCTGATCCCCGCCTGGGGAACCTGGATGGCTTCCAGGATCGGCTCGAACTGCGGGGAGTCGCCCCGCTGCCCGGCCGTGACCACGACAGGCAAGGGCTTCCGCCCCTGCTCGACCGCGAGATGGATTGTGTCGGCCAGTCCGCCGCGGAAGCGTACGAGGCCGTAGTCGGCCGGCTCGACGAAGATCCCGCCGCGCGGCTCCTTCTGGAGGTCCCCTTCTAGGGCATCCACCTGGCCGACGGCGGCGCGCTCTGCTGATCGATCTGCTGCTCGACCACGGATAGCACACGCTCTGCATCCCCGGCCGAGTCCTCAGTCGCGCTTCCAAGGGCTACCGAGGTGAAGACAACACCGACGCCAAGGACGCCGCAGTCATCGCCGACCAGGCCCGCATCTGCCGGGACTTGCAACCCTTGCGGCCGATGATGAAAGGGGCCCGAGATCAAGGTCCACACCGGTCGTCGCCGCGACCTCGCCGACGACCCGCCCGCTTGATCAACCGGCTCCACACTCACCTCACCAGCACCTTCCCCTCCCTGAGCCGGGCTCTGGACCTCACGAATAACGGCCCGCTGATCCTGTAACGGCCCGCTGATCCTGCTGACCGGCTACCGGACCCCAGCCGCCATCCGCGGGACCGGGGCTCGGAAGCTGGAGACCTGGCGCGGCTCCCGAGGCGGTCGGCAACCGATGCTCGACGACCGACTACAAACAGCGGCATGCGGTCGAATGCGTGATCAACCGTGTCTCAAGCGCCACCGGGCCGTGGCCGCGAGGTACGACATGCCGCCCGTCGGTCGTGATCGGACGTGCCGCGTCGCGTCTCCCGTCGCGCGCCACGCCCAGGGGGCCGGGTGAGTGCCGGATCGCTCATTCATGCGTTCGGTTAATCGGATGTGTCGGATGCATTGACGCGCTCTCTTTTCCAGATTTAGCCTCTGCCCGATTTCGCGAACAGTGTTCGATATATCGCTCAACGTGCCTGATTGGACAGTGAGTTGCTCATGCAGACTTCCGGCCGAAGCGCCGCCCACCTGAAACGCCTTCACGGGCGCTGAGAAGCCCAGACAGCCGGCCCGTGCCGCAACCGCCCTACCTGGGCGGACGCACGTGCTCGCGCGCCCTGTCCCGCCGTCACCACGGCGCCCTGGGTGAAGCGGTGAAACACCGTCGTTCGGATCCCCCCGTTCCGGCCCACGCGGTGTCCGGGTCCTGTCCCGCCCACTCCGAGACCAAGTTCCCCCCGCCACCTCGCTCCCCCTTCGCCCGGCGGTGGCACCCGTACCCGACAGGAGATCCGATGTCTGCGCTCCGCGCCAGGCTGACGGTGATATTGCTCGCCGTCTGCCTCCTCTTCACGGGCCAAGCCCTCACCACACCCCAGCGGGCGGTCGCCGCCGACCCCGGCTACCTGATGGTGCACTTCACCGGCGACTCCGCGACCGGTCAGATGCTGTACCTCGCGCACAGCACGGACGGCCTGCACTGGAACGACCTCAACGGCGGAGCGCCGATCCTCAACTCAAAGATCGGCACGAAGGGAGTGCGCGACCCCGCACTGGTGCGCTCTCCCGACGGCAGCAAGTACTGGATCATCGCGACCGACCTGTGCGTCCGCTGCGGCTCGACCTACCAGGACGGCAGCCCCAACTTCGTGGTGTGGGAGTCGACCGACCTGGTGACCTGGTCGAAGCCGTGGCTGCTCGGCGCCGCCGGACTGATCCCCGGCGGAAAGAACGCGTGGGCGCCGGAGGCGATCTGGAACCCCGAGACCAGCGACTACGTCCTGTACTGGGCGACGAACGCCTCGGTGAACGGCATCTTCAAGTACCGCATCTACTCCGCCCGCACCAAGGACTTCCGCACCATCACCACCCCGCAGATCTGGATCGACCCGCCCGGCAGCACCCCGGTCGTCGACACCCAGATGACCGAGGTGCCCGCGGGTACCGGCCCCTACCGCTACCTGAGGGTCTCCGGCGACGGCCAGAACAACGTCGAGGGCAGCAACTCGATCCTCGGGACGTGGACGAACCTCGGCAACCTCTCCAGCATCGGCCTCACCGGCAACGTGGTCGAGGGCCCGGTCTGGATGAAGTTCAGGGACCGCGACGAGTGGGCCCTCTACATCGACCACAACAACGCGCAGGGCGTACGCGAGTACCGGCCGATCCTGACGACCGACCCATCCGACGTCAGCACCTACCGGCTGCAGCCGACGACCAGCTACGACATGGGCGGCACCGCCAAGCGCCACGGCGCGATCATGACCCTCACGGCCGCCGAGGAGAGCCGCGTGCTCGCCCGCTGGCCCAACACCCCGGCTCAGCGGGTCCAGTCGTACAACTTCCAGGATCGGTACGTGCGCCAGATCGACTTCGACGTGCGCATCGACCCGAACGTCAGCCCCGTCGAGGACTCCCAGTTCCGGATCAGGCCCGGCCTGGCGGGCACCGGCACCGTCTCCTTCGAATCGGTGAACTACCCCGGCTACTTCCTGCGCCACGCCAGGTACGACTTCCAACTCGTCCTCAACGACGGCAGCAGCCAGTTCGCCGCGGACGCCACCTTCCGCAAGGTCGCCGGCCTCGCCGACTCCACCTGGTCGTCGTTCCAGTCGTACAACTTCCCCGACCGTTACATCCGCCACTACGCCTACCAACTGCGCCTCGACCCGATCACCACCGCGACAGCCCGCAGTGACGCCACCTTCCGTGTGACGAACTGACCCGGATCGCCAGGAGCGCGGGCGCCGCCAGGGCGGCGCCCGCACGGATGCGTCATCACCCCACCTCCCAGCGTCCGCACGGCCCTCATGGCGGCACCAAGGCCTAGGACGACACGAGAGCGTGGGCCCAGGCACCAGTTGGCTGACCGCGGCTCCCTGGAGCTGGCGAGGGATCGAACCTGTGGGCGGCTCCAGGCCGGGGCCGCCCACAGGTCCTGGATCCGCCCGCACCTTTCCTACGCCCCGGAGGCGCCAGATGAGTGCAACACCCCTCCCGTCGCGCCGGCTCTTCCTCGGCATGGCCGCGGCCGTGCCGCTGTCCACCACCGGCGTGCTGACCCTCGGCAGCCGGTCCGCGAGCGCCGCGACGACCTCCCCGTTCGTCATGGCCTACTTCACCCAGTCACCGAGAAACCTCGGCACGGACTACGGCCTGCACCTCGCGGTCAGCACCGACGCGCTGCAGTGGATGCCGCTGAACCAGAACAACCCCGTCGTGACCCCGACCGCGGGCGACGGCGGTCTGCGCGACCCCTTCATCCTGCCCAAGCAGGACGGCACCTTCGTCGTCATGGCAACCAATCTGAAGGGCACCGACTGGACCAAGAAGACCCCGTACATCCACGTCTGGGACTCCGCCGACCTGCGCTCCTTCGACAACTACCGTCTGCTGAAACTGCACGACATGGCCACCCACACCTGGGCGCCCGAAGCCTTCTGGGACCCCTCCCGCGGCCAGTACGCCCTCACCTACTCGGCCGTCAACAGCAGCGGACACAACGTGATCATGGTGAACTACACCACGGACTTCCAGACGGTGACGGCACCACAGGTCTTCTTCGACCCGGGCTACGACATCATCGACGCCACCCTGGCCAAGGGCGTGAACGGCGTCAACTACCTGTACTACAAGGGCCGCAACAGCCTGGTGGGTGCGAGGTCCACCTCCCTCGCCCCCGGCAGCTTCACCCAGTTCACCTCGGGCCTGGCGCCGCAGGGAGGCATCGAGGGCCCGATCCTCGCCGAGGCCTCCGGCACCTGGTACCTGTGGGGCGACGCCAACGCGCTCTTCTACACCTGGCAGACCAACGACCTCTCCACCGGCACCTGGACCGCCACCGACCGGCGCGTCTACACCCAGCCGCTGAACTCCAAACACGCCGACATCAAGGCGATCCCCCAGACGGTGTACGACAACATGATCGCCAAGTGGGGAAAGCCTGCCTGGAACCGGCTGAAGTCCTACAACTTCCCGGACCGATACTGGCGGCAGGTCGATTCCCTCGGCCGCATCGACCCGTACCCGTTCGACCCCTACACCGACTCGCAATGGAAGCTGGTGCCGGGGCTGGCCGACCCCTCCGGCGTCTCCTTCCAGTCCCTCAACCAGCCGACCCGCTATCTGCGGCACGCCTTCTACCAGCTGCGGCTGGACGCCAACGACGGGACCACGAGGTTCGCCCAGGACGCCACCTTCCACAGGACCGCCGGGCTAGCCGACCCGTCCTGGTCGTCGTTCCGCTCCCACAGCCACCCGGACCGCTACATCCGCCACTATGCCTACCAACTGCGCATCGACCCGATCTCCACCGCCACCGGCAGAGCCGACGCCACGTTCTCCGTCTGGTACTGAGGCCACGCGCACGCTCCGAGTACGCCCGGATCGAGGGGGTTCGGGGGATGTCGATCTCTTCGCGTGGGCAGCCCTCGGGGAGGGAGACCGGCAGGCCGGGGGAGGGGGACCCAGGTGGGTGGCGTTGGCGATTCTCGGGGTGCTGCTCGTGTTCAACGGTGAGGTGCGGGTGCTCGATGTCGCCGCCGCGGTGCTCCTGCTCTGGCTGGGGCACAAGCGCAGCAACATGCTGATGACGGCGGCCAGGGCGGGGGCTCTCGCCCTGCTGTGGTTCGTGGCGTTCTAGGGGCTGTCGGCAAACTCCCTCCCCCACTGCCCTAAAGGCGTGGGAGGTGTCCCCAGCCCCGCTGCGCCCGGCACGCTCCCCCAAGCTCTTTGAGCAAACTGACCCAGAGGGGCCAGCATCGAGCGGCGGGAGCGATCGACCTGTTGGTGTGTGCGACATCTGTGCACCATGGGCACACCGTCCTTCATATGGACAATGACTTCGTGACGGTGGCCGGAGTCCTCAAAGAGGTCCAGCAGCGAGACGTACGAGCCTGATCTCCGGAAGCAGGAGCACGTGTGTTGTTTCTGGCCTCGGTGATCGATGTCTACGGGGCGCATCGGCAGTCCTTCCGGTAGCGGGTTCGAGGCCTGGACCTGGCGGTTGCTCAGGAACTGGCGGCCGAGGCGGAGAAGGCCCACAACGCAGGGGATCTGACCCGTGCACGGGATGCGTCTGTTAGGACCGTCAAGAGCTCGTGCAGCGGGACCAAGTTCGGGTGGATTAGCTCCTCTGCTCTCCAGAAGCGGGGCGGGTCCCGGCGTGGCCGCCCGGTCAGCCCTCGAGCGCGGCGGAAGGCGCGTCCCCGTTCTGGGCCTGTCGGGCCCGCTTGGCGAGCACCGTGGCTAGGTCCCGGACACTGTGCTCGTTGACGCCGTCCTTGTCTTTGTCCATGGAACCCGCCAGCGTCCACAGCAGCGTCGTGCCGACCCGGGTCTGGGTCACGGCGCCGGGCTCACCGAAGTATCCAGCGGAACCGAACCGGGCGTCACGCTCGTCACCGATCGGGCCGAGGCTGAACGTCTTGGCCCGCTGTCCCGCCTTCTTGCCGTAGTAGCCGTCCCAGAGCACGTCGTACGCCTTACGGGCAGCCTGTTCGCTGTCGTAGGCGATGATCAGAAAGGTGACGCTGGCGGCGTTGTCGTTGCGCCGGAAAGTCGAGCCGCCGAAGAAGCGGGAGTTCTCGCAGCCCGCGTTGCCCTTGATTGGGCAGGCCTCCGAACGGTAGTTGAGCTTGTCCATTTCAACGGTCGTGGGCCGAGCCGACTCCTTCCAACGCTTCATGGCCCCGCCATCCGGCAACGTCTCCCGTACTTGTTCCTTCGTGAGCGCCACCGCCTTGCCGTTCCAGCTGTCGCTCTCCGCGCCACCGCCGCAGCCGGCCAGCAGCAGTGCCGCCGTGATCGCCACGCGCCACCGGTAGTTCCTCATGGCCATGCCACCACCCCTCGGGCGATGATCTTACGCGGACCGCCATCGCGAGTGATCTGTTGGCTGGCTTCGTTCACGAGTTTCGACAGCAGGTGTGCGCCTCACCGCGCAGCGCGTGGACGGCGGCGTGTTCGATGTTCATGAGAAGTGACGGCGGCCGTGAGGCGGCTGGCCGAGCAGTCGCCTCCGCCGGTCGAGGACTGAGCCACGGTCACGGCCTGGTGGCCAACCAGACGGTCACGGCCGCGGTGGCGGTGAGTGCGACATTGAGTGTGATCCGGCGGTCTTCTCCAGTCAGGTGAACGGCGATCGCACCGGTCTGCAGAAGTAGGAAGCCGATGGCTGCGGCTGACGCCAGCCAAGGAGCGGTACCGGTCAGCGGTGGCAGGACCAGACCGGCCGCGCCGAGTATTTCGACCGCCCCCAGCGCCCTGAGGGCGGGCAGGGGAGTACGGTCGACCCAAGCCATCATCGGTCGGAGTTGATCGCGGCTGCGGATCACCTTCAGCGTGCCTGCGTAGAAGTAGAAGAGCGCGAGCAGTCCCGCGACGAGCCAGTAGGCGATGTTCATGGTTTCCGTTCACGGGGCCCCGGTTCGCGGGGTCCTGTCGATTGCGTCGAGTGCCAGGGAAGCCCCTGGAGACGGCCGGTCCTTCGTCCGAGGGGTTCGGAGGCGAAAGGCGGGAGCGCCACGGCCCCAGAGGCCGAAAGGAGGGCTGCCGGGCCGTTCCGTCCCGCCGACTTCAGGCGAGGTCGGTCGCGGGCTGTGTTGCGTAGCGGCTCATTGTGTCGATGTTGGCCTGTGGCGTCAGCGGCTGCCCGGATGCGAGCACCTCATGAAGGTCTCGGAAGTACTGCACATACAGGTCGGGTGTGAATGTACTGAGCATGACGGCGGGTTGGTCGGTCAGGTTGGCGAAGGTGTGCGGGGTGCCGGGCGGAACCATGACGAGCGTCCCCGCGGCGGCGTCGTAGTCCTTGTCCCCGACGGTGAACCGCACGGTGCCGGAGAGGACATAGAAGCCCTCGTCGTGTTGACCATGGCGGTGCTGCGGCGGGCCCTGCGTGTGCGGGGCGAGGACGGACTCGGCGATCGCGAGGCGGTGCCCGGTGTGGCTGCCGTCCTCCAGAACGCGCATGCGCGTGGCGCCCAGAACGATCGTCTCGCCGTCGTGGGGACCCACCACCGATACGGCGGGGTCGGCCTGCGGCTCGCTGGTCTTCGCTTTTTCGGTCATGGTCACGAGTGCACCGCCGGGACCCCACCGGTGTCCAAGACCCATTCAGCAGAGCCGATACCTCATGGGTATCGTTGCAGCGTGGAGCTACGGACCTTGCGCTACTTCGTGGCGGTCGCCGAGGAACTCCACTTCGGCCGGGCCGCTACCCGACTGCATATGAGTCAGCCGCCGCTGAGCCGGGCGATCAAGCAGTTGGAAGCCGAGGTCGGGGTCCTGCTCTTCGCCCGCTCGACCACCGGCGTCACGCTCACTCCAGTGGGCGCGGTGCTGCTCGACGAGGCGCGAGCCCTACTCGACCACGCCGACCGCGTCCGGGTACGTGTGAGCGCAGCAGCCGGCGTCGCGACTATCACCGTCGGCATCTTGGGCGACGGCACCGACCCGGGAGTGGCCAGGCTGGCCGCGGCCTACCGCCGAAACCACCCCGGAGTCGACATCCGCATCCGCGACACCGATCTGACTGACCCGACGTGCGGACTGCGCGCTGGACTGGTCGACGTCGCCCTCACCCGGGCACCGTTCGACGAGACCGCCCTGACGGTGCGTGCGCTGCGGACCGATCCGGTCGGCGTGGTCCTGCGCGCCGACGATCCGCTGGCCCACCGCGATGAGCTGCGGCTGGCCGAGCTGCGCGACCGCCGGTGGTTCCAGTTCCCGCAGGGCACAGACCCCATCTGGCAGTCGTACTGGAACGGTGGCAGGCCGCGGGAGGGACCAGTGGTGCGCGCCGTCCAGGAATGCCTGCAGGCCGTGCTGTGGAACGGCACGGTCGGCCTGGCCCCGCTCGGACACGACCTGCCCGCGGAGTTCACCGTGGTGCCGCTGATCGACATGGCGCCGAGCCGAGTGGTGGCGGTGTGCAACGAAGGAGACACCAACCCGTTGACCCGATCATTCATCGAGATCGCGACAGCCGCGTACCGCCGCTGAGGATCGGCAATGGCGCTGCCGCAGCTCGTGAACAATTCGAACGCTGCAGCCCTCGTGACCGCCTCCGGAAATGGTGAATATCTGCTGTCGCTTCTCGTGAACAAAGCCAGTTGGCCGATGCCGCCAGAAATTCATATGACCAACAACTTCTGTTAGGGCCTCTGCAACGATCAGACTCGGAACAAATGCCCTGCTCCACTGCCTAGCCCTGCGGTGCGGCCCGTCGCGCGGCCAAACATTCGGGCCGGTCCCGCCGACGAGGGTGGCCCAGCGTTCGGCTGTCTTGGGGTGGATGCCGAACAGGTCGGCGATGGTCATGGGTGGAGGTCCATGAGGGCGTCCATCATGGCGGTGTTCCGTGCTGCGCGGCCGGGCAGACCTGGTGTCTCAGGGAGTCGGCAGGTCGAGGGGGTTGCGCGGGCGTCGAGGGCTGTGACCGGGCAAGAGGTATCTGCACCGGCCCGGGTAGCTGCGCCGGGAGCTGTGCTGGAGCTGGCCGTCAATGACGCTGACGATGGCAGTGGCCCATCACCTGGGCTGCTGCAACTGTAACCATTCCGGCTTTCCTGACTCAGTGGACGGCGGTCGCATCCGCGCCGGCTCCCGGTACAAGACCCGAGGGTCGGCCAACCCGACCGGGCTAGCATGGCCTCACATCTGCCATTATGACGTCAATGGTGTATGCCGCCAGTGTAATAAATTGCAAATGGGGCGTGTGCATGGCTTGGAAGATTGTCGTGGTCGAGCCGGCTCTGTCCTGGCCTCACGGCCTGCGCCGCACTGACCGTGACACTCTGATTCAGGTCAGCCAGGCTGTCACTGCCCTTCAAGAAGAAGGTCCCGCGCTGGGTAGGCCTCTGGTGGACACGATCAAGGGCTCGGTGCTGTCGAACCTCAAGGAGCTTCGACCCGGCTCGGCAGGGACCACGGAAGTGCGGTTGCTGTTCGTGTTCGACCCGGACCGGCAGGCCGTGACTCTGGTCGGCGGCGACAAGGCGGGCAACTGGTCCGGCTGGTACAGCGTCGCGGTGCCGCAGGCGGAGCAGGCATACGCGGAGCATCTGAAGCGAATCGATGGAAAGGACGGGGCGCGATGACTGATCACCTCAAGGCCCCGCAGGCCGTCGCCTGGGGAGACCTGGCCGAGGATTTCGCCTTCACTAAGGGCCAGTTGGAGCGCAGCGAGGTCGATACCCTCGCCGCCTACGTCAAGGCGCTCGGCGGCAAGTTGAAGATCGTCGCCGACTTCGGTGATCAGAGCTACGTCCTCGGCTGATCCGATCGAAACGTCGCGACCCAGGTCTGCCCGCAGTCCGGTCTGCAACTCGCTTCTCGAAGTCAGGAATGATGCTCTACCCGGGACATGGGGTGGAGCATCATCTCGTTGGTAGGCCAATCCGTTGAGCGCGGGTTCGAGACCCCTTGTTCGCGGCCGTGTCGAGACGCCGAGACACCGGCTTCGTGTCGGTGGCCGATCCGGGATCCTCACGCACGGCCACACCAGCGATCAGCTGCCTGCGGAGAGGTCCCCGTAAAGGAGCCGGCCCGTGAGTTCGATGCACCGCGTCCGGGCCGCGGAGAAGCCATGAGGCATCTTGGTGACCGCTTCGAAGGCACTCATCCGGGTGTCGTCCTCGCCGCTCGCCCCGGCGTCGTAGATCTCGAAGAGTTTCTCCTCGGCCTCGTCCAGTCCGGCCGCTGTCATGGCCTGTTCCAGGGCCTTGTGGTGGGCGCAGTGCCGGGCGGCGAGTTCCTCGACCTGCGGGTCGTGGGGGTCGACGGTGTCATCGAGGGCGGCGTCGGCCGCGTCGAGGCGGTCTGCCTCGGCCCGTAGGCCGGGATGGGTCGCCAGGGTGATGAACACACTGGCCTGAATCGCGGCGCCCAGCGGCCCGAAGATCCGTTCCGTGACCAGCAGGGTGTCCAGGTCGGAGGGGCGCAGTGCGCCAGAGGGCAGGTGGCTGAGCCGGTCCGTGACCAACGGGGAGAGCAGGCCCAGGGGGCTGCCCACGGCTCGCAGGCGCTGGACTGCCGCGCGCTGACGCTTGATGTCGGCCTCCTGGGCGGCCAGGGTCTCCTCCAGTCGGCCCAGGACGTCCTCAACGTCCCGGGCTTCGTCGAAGGCGGCCCGCATGTCGTCCAGGCTGATGCCGGCCTCGGACATCTTGCGGATCCACAGCAGGCGGATCATGTCGTCGTAGCCGTAGCGGCGGCGTCCGTCTCCGCCTCGCCCGGGCTCCGGCAGCAGACCGATCTGGTGGTAGTGACGAATGGCACGCGGGGTGGTTCCGGCGAAGGCGGCGGCATCGCCGATCCTGACCTCACGGGGAGGTGTGACGGAGGGGTACATCGCAGACAGGGCCTTTCGTGCTGTGGTGCCCTCGACGACACCACATGCCGCTACGGCATGTGCAACTACCCACCACCCGGGCCCTGACGGACTATCGGGCCCCCTCGCCAGGGGAGTCTCGTCCCAGGACAGGACCGGAACGGGTGGGGAGATCCGTCGAGCAGGTCTGATGGCACCCCGAGCGGGGATTGGGAAGCTACAAGGAGCCGCATCACCGGGAGGGCCGGCTCGAGAGAAGGTCTCTCTCGAGCCGGCCCTTCCTCGCGTACCCGGCATGCCGCACGCTCTCCGCCCAGCAGCAAGGGCAAGGAGCGCCCGGTTTCGACGCCGTCAGTCGTAGACGCCGTCTACCGTGGGCTCGGTCAGTTGTAGACGTTGAATTCCGCGATGGACCACCAGTTACTCGCGACATCAGCGGTGTTGACGACCTTGATGTGGCGAGCCGTCCGCGTGGGGAAGGAGACCACCTGGACGCGCTGGCCGTCCGTCACGGAGGAGACCTTGGTCCAGTCGGTTCCGTCCTCCGAGACGTACACGTCCGCGCTTCGCGCGTAGTCGTCGATGCTTCCGCCGACGTCCAGGACGACCTTGTCGAAGGTCTGCGCCTGCCCCATGTCCACATGGATCCAGAGGCCGTCGTACTGCCCGGTTCCGGAGCTGTAGCGGTTGCCGGAATCACCGTCCAGCATGTTGCCGGGCGCGTCCCACTGGCTGGCGTCCGAAGCCGTCGCGGTCCAGCCCGTGCGCGGCAGCGCGGGGCCCAGGTCGATGACGTCGAACGATGAGCCGCCGGCATCCGCTCCGGTGGCTCCCTTCACGGAAACCGTGACCTTCCCCGCTGGAAGTCCCTTCGGTACGTAGGCGCTGATGCTCGTGTCCGACCACGTGTCTATCTCGGCATAGCCCGATCCGAAGTACACCGTGCCCAGCCCCTGCGAGTCACCGAAGCCGGAACCGTGAATCGTGAACTTGGAGCGTGCTATGCCCCGTTCCGGCTTCAGCTCGCTGAAGGCCGGCGACGGGAAGCTCGAGAGCTTCTTGGTCGTGAACATCGCCGAGGTACCACCCGGCAGCTCATAGGTGTACGAGCCGTCGGTGGACATCTTGAAACTCTTGCTGTCAGCGCTCCCGTTGAAGACCACGGTGACCTGGTCCCCCTGCTTGCTGGTCCAGCTCTTCGACTGCAGGCCGTTCGCCACCGCTGTCGGAGCCGTGATGGAGCCGGTTCCGCGCGGGGCCCCGTACACCTCGATGTCGCCGATGGCCCACCAGAAGCCGGAGGCCGCGGTGCTGACGATGCGGATGTACCGTGCCGTACGGGTCGGCAGCGCGACGGATATCTTCCCGATTCCCCCGCTGCCGCTCGCGATCGCGCTGCCCCACTCGGCTCCGTCGTCCGACACGTAGATCTGATACTTCGTGACGTAGTCGAACGAGTTGTTCACGCCGGTGTCGAAGACGATCTTGTTGAAGCTCGTGGGGCTCCCCAGGTCGATCTGGAACCAGTCACCGCTCGTCGTCCCGTGCCCGAGGCTCCATTTGGTGTTGATGTCGCCGTCTATCGCGTTCGCGGCCCTGCCCCAGTCCGGCTGCGCGGAAGCCGTGGCCGTCCACTTGGTACGGCTCAGTGCCCTTCCGGTCGTGCGGACTGAGGCTCCGATCGGCAGGGAGTACGTGATCAGCTTGTTTCCGGTGCGGATGGAGTTGTGGTGGGGCAGCAGTGCCGGGTCGTAGGTGACGGTGACCGGACCGGACTCCGACTTGAACGCGAAGTCGCGTGTCGGGTCCGGGACCTTGGCCGCTGCGGGGGTGCTGCCGCTCCGCGCCGGCCCGGAGTAGGTGAAGGTGACGGCGTCTCCGGCGTTCAGGGTGTAGTCGAACGAGTGTGTCCCGTCCGCGACGCTGAAGGTCTTCGACGTCTTTCCCGAGTTGTGCGCGATCAGGACCTTCGATCCGTCCGGGTTCTGGAACGCGACGTTCTCTATGCTGCCTTC encodes the following:
- a CDS encoding family 43 glycosylhydrolase, whose protein sequence is MRHLARRVLVAAAAALAVLTTMTTPAQAAAPASPAVTFTNPIALQRADPHIFKHTDGYYYFTATVPAYDKIVMRRSTTLQGLATATETTIWTKHATGEMGAHIWAPEIHFIDGKWYIYFTAGWSNDIWRIRPYVLETSAANPITGTWTEKGRISLPMDTFSLDATTFTHNGARYLSWAQEDPALGRGTNLYLAKMSSPWTISGSPVMISKPEYAWEKVNATVNEGPAVIQKNGKVFMTYSASATNANYCLGLLTADATADLMNPASWSKTPTPVFKSNDKTSQYGPGHNSFTVSEDGKSDILVYHDRNYKDIVGDALKDPNRRTRYQKIYWNADGTPNFGIPVADGVTPVRFSSYNYPDRFIRHWEFRARTEANVTNLADSQFRVVPGLAGNDTVSLESANFPGYYLRHKNNEVWVEKDDGTTLFDNDASFHERAGLADSAAGVSYESYNFPGRYIRHYNNLLYTQPVTTTLGRQDATFYKE
- a CDS encoding transposase; this translates as MPGRVLSRASKGYRGEDNTDAKDAAVIADQARICRDLQPLRPMMKGARDQGPHRSSPRPRRRPARLINRLHTHLTSTFPSLSRALDLTNNGPLIL
- a CDS encoding glycoside hydrolase family 43 protein — its product is MSALRARLTVILLAVCLLFTGQALTTPQRAVAADPGYLMVHFTGDSATGQMLYLAHSTDGLHWNDLNGGAPILNSKIGTKGVRDPALVRSPDGSKYWIIATDLCVRCGSTYQDGSPNFVVWESTDLVTWSKPWLLGAAGLIPGGKNAWAPEAIWNPETSDYVLYWATNASVNGIFKYRIYSARTKDFRTITTPQIWIDPPGSTPVVDTQMTEVPAGTGPYRYLRVSGDGQNNVEGSNSILGTWTNLGNLSSIGLTGNVVEGPVWMKFRDRDEWALYIDHNNAQGVREYRPILTTDPSDVSTYRLQPTTSYDMGGTAKRHGAIMTLTAAEESRVLARWPNTPAQRVQSYNFQDRYVRQIDFDVRIDPNVSPVEDSQFRIRPGLAGTGTVSFESVNYPGYFLRHARYDFQLVLNDGSSQFAADATFRKVAGLADSTWSSFQSYNFPDRYIRHYAYQLRLDPITTATARSDATFRVTN
- a CDS encoding glycoside hydrolase family 43 protein produces the protein MSATPLPSRRLFLGMAAAVPLSTTGVLTLGSRSASAATTSPFVMAYFTQSPRNLGTDYGLHLAVSTDALQWMPLNQNNPVVTPTAGDGGLRDPFILPKQDGTFVVMATNLKGTDWTKKTPYIHVWDSADLRSFDNYRLLKLHDMATHTWAPEAFWDPSRGQYALTYSAVNSSGHNVIMVNYTTDFQTVTAPQVFFDPGYDIIDATLAKGVNGVNYLYYKGRNSLVGARSTSLAPGSFTQFTSGLAPQGGIEGPILAEASGTWYLWGDANALFYTWQTNDLSTGTWTATDRRVYTQPLNSKHADIKAIPQTVYDNMIAKWGKPAWNRLKSYNFPDRYWRQVDSLGRIDPYPFDPYTDSQWKLVPGLADPSGVSFQSLNQPTRYLRHAFYQLRLDANDGTTRFAQDATFHRTAGLADPSWSSFRSHSHPDRYIRHYAYQLRIDPISTATGRADATFSVWY
- a CDS encoding DoxX family protein is translated as MNIAYWLVAGLLALFYFYAGTLKVIRSRDQLRPMMAWVDRTPLPALRALGAVEILGAAGLVLPPLTGTAPWLASAAAIGFLLLQTGAIAVHLTGEDRRITLNVALTATAAVTVWLATRP
- a CDS encoding cupin domain-containing protein, which encodes MTEKAKTSEPQADPAVSVVGPHDGETIVLGATRMRVLEDGSHTGHRLAIAESVLAPHTQGPPQHRHGQHDEGFYVLSGTVRFTVGDKDYDAAAGTLVMVPPGTPHTFANLTDQPAVMLSTFTPDLYVQYFRDLHEVLASGQPLTPQANIDTMSRYATQPATDLA